A stretch of Pseudomonas sp. LRP2-20 DNA encodes these proteins:
- a CDS encoding DUF481 domain-containing protein codes for MYSRSLLCLLTVSLCAAPAYADTVWMKNGDRLSGKIRVFDGGKLLLETPYGGSISLDWKQVQTLESDQELLVKQDAYSGEKAKSLKAAEPGKVTLANGDAPKTVDLASVQQIMKPKPLVEDFIWKGNVDVAMDYKRAETDSDDYDVDFKTTARHGRWRHNAEGEYNRESKDDVTTTDNWSAEYALDRFITEKWFWQGRMEYKRDRIEDLARQRTVGTGPGYQFWDDELGAFSLGSLINRTDFEYQDGAKDNFYSAAVKWDYTRYLIGKNVQLFTNGEFAKPLGGVADYSLDAEVGLRYKVTEWASLNLKAEKDIITGTRDSDLDKTRYTAGFGVTW; via the coding sequence ATGTATTCTAGATCCTTGCTTTGCCTGTTGACCGTTTCCTTGTGCGCCGCCCCGGCATACGCCGACACCGTGTGGATGAAGAACGGCGATAGGCTCAGCGGCAAGATTCGTGTTTTCGACGGTGGCAAGTTGCTGCTCGAGACTCCGTATGGTGGTTCGATCTCGCTGGACTGGAAGCAGGTCCAGACCCTCGAGAGTGATCAGGAGCTGCTGGTGAAGCAGGACGCCTACTCGGGCGAGAAGGCAAAGTCGCTCAAGGCCGCCGAGCCAGGCAAGGTGACGCTAGCCAATGGCGATGCACCGAAGACGGTCGACCTGGCCAGTGTCCAGCAGATCATGAAGCCCAAGCCGCTGGTCGAAGACTTCATCTGGAAGGGCAACGTCGACGTGGCCATGGACTACAAGCGCGCCGAGACCGACAGCGATGACTACGATGTCGACTTCAAGACCACCGCCCGTCACGGCCGCTGGCGGCACAATGCCGAAGGCGAATACAACCGCGAGAGCAAGGACGACGTCACCACCACCGACAACTGGAGCGCCGAGTACGCGCTCGACCGCTTCATTACCGAGAAGTGGTTCTGGCAGGGGCGCATGGAGTACAAGCGCGACCGCATCGAGGACCTGGCCCGCCAGCGCACGGTCGGTACTGGCCCTGGCTACCAGTTCTGGGACGACGAGCTGGGCGCGTTCTCCCTGGGCTCGCTGATCAACCGCACCGATTTCGAGTACCAGGACGGTGCCAAGGACAACTTCTATTCGGCGGCGGTGAAGTGGGACTACACCCGCTACCTGATCGGCAAGAACGTCCAGCTGTTCACCAATGGCGAGTTTGCCAAGCCGCTGGGCGGCGTGGCCGACTACTCGCTGGATGCCGAGGTGGGGCTGCGCTACAAGGTCACCGAATGGGCCTCGCTCAACCTCAAGGCGGAGAAGGACATCATCACCGGTACGCGCGACAGCGACCTGGACAAGACCCGCTATACCGCCGGCTTCGGTGTGACCTGGTAA
- a CDS encoding MFS transporter: protein MKPLLYITPLRALLFGLTLALFELLTYLASDAVMPAMPVVVEHLNASPEYIPHALNLYLLGGVVLQWLIGPLADRYGRRPLLLAGCAFFGAACLATYWVQDIGLFNLLRLLQGIGLGFVVTVSYPALNESFSEADAVRMMALLANIALLSPLLGPLVGTLMLQWLDWRWLFVAFAIGAVLCWLLLHRLMPETLGVERRDGSRLPFTPIHLLPLLAGYGQLLANRKFVAGSAALGLVGLPLIGWIGLSPVLLIHDEGLSTMEYALWQLPVFGGLILGNLIINRIADRYPLPALVRGALGPYLAGLCLMVLATWSWPTVTSVVAGMSLYALGLGVANAVLYRMTLFASEQSKGLVSAMLGMITIALLGLGGAVLAMIGAGASLLHFALAAGVAGALALWPLWFVVGGRPGEGAVAE from the coding sequence ATGAAACCACTGTTATACATCACCCCCCTCCGGGCCCTGCTGTTCGGCCTGACCCTGGCCCTGTTCGAGCTGCTTACCTACCTGGCCAGCGACGCGGTGATGCCGGCGATGCCAGTGGTGGTCGAGCATCTCAACGCCAGCCCCGAATACATCCCCCATGCGCTCAACCTGTACCTGCTCGGTGGCGTGGTGTTGCAATGGCTGATCGGCCCGCTGGCCGACCGCTATGGCCGCCGTCCGCTGCTGCTGGCTGGCTGTGCCTTCTTTGGCGCCGCCTGCCTGGCCACCTACTGGGTCCAGGATATCGGCCTGTTCAACCTGCTGCGCCTGCTGCAGGGCATCGGCCTTGGCTTCGTGGTGACGGTCAGCTACCCGGCGCTGAACGAGTCGTTCAGCGAAGCGGACGCGGTGCGCATGATGGCCTTGCTGGCCAACATCGCCTTGCTGTCGCCGTTGCTCGGCCCGCTGGTCGGTACCCTGATGCTGCAATGGCTGGACTGGCGCTGGCTGTTCGTGGCCTTTGCCATCGGCGCGGTGCTGTGCTGGCTGCTGCTGCATCGCCTGATGCCGGAAACCCTCGGTGTGGAGCGCCGTGATGGCTCACGCCTGCCGTTCACCCCGATCCACCTGCTGCCTCTGCTCGCCGGTTATGGCCAGTTGCTGGCCAACCGCAAGTTCGTCGCCGGCAGTGCCGCGCTGGGCCTGGTGGGCCTGCCGTTGATTGGCTGGATCGGCCTGTCGCCGGTGTTGCTGATCCACGATGAGGGGCTGAGCACGATGGAATATGCACTGTGGCAGTTGCCGGTGTTCGGTGGGCTGATCCTCGGTAACCTGATCATCAACCGCATCGCCGATCGTTACCCGCTGCCGGCCCTGGTACGTGGCGCGCTGGGGCCGTACCTGGCCGGGCTGTGCCTGATGGTGCTGGCGACCTGGAGCTGGCCGACGGTGACCAGCGTGGTCGCCGGCATGTCGCTGTATGCGTTGGGGCTGGGTGTGGCCAATGCGGTGCTGTACCGCATGACGCTGTTCGCCAGCGAGCAGAGCAAGGGGCTGGTGTCGGCGATGCTGGGGATGATCACCATTGCCTTGCTGGGGCTGGGTGGCGCGGTACTGGCGATGATCGGGGCAGGGGCGAGCTTGCTGCACTTTGCCCTGGCGGCGGGCGTGGCAGGTGCCTTGGCGCTTTGGCCATTGTGGTTTGTGGTGGGTGGGCGGCCTGGGGAAGGGGCTGTTGCTGAATAA
- a CDS encoding MGMT family protein, translating into MSEGYEHTLASPEARRTALYSVLGQVPEGKVVSYGQLAELAGLGRAARWVGRTLGQLPADTRLPWHRVLGAGGRLSLALGTPSGDEQRARLRAEGVNVTKNRVDMTRHGWRPMEHSG; encoded by the coding sequence ATGTCTGAGGGTTATGAGCACACGCTGGCGTCACCCGAAGCCCGACGAACGGCACTGTATTCGGTGCTTGGCCAGGTGCCCGAAGGCAAGGTCGTCAGCTATGGCCAGCTCGCCGAGCTGGCGGGGCTTGGGCGAGCGGCACGTTGGGTCGGCCGCACCCTCGGGCAGTTGCCAGCCGATACCCGCCTGCCCTGGCACCGGGTACTCGGCGCAGGCGGGCGCCTGAGCCTGGCGCTGGGCACGCCTTCGGGCGATGAACAGCGGGCCAGACTGCGCGCAGAGGGTGTGAATGTGACTAAAAATCGTGTGGATATGACGCGCCATGGCTGGCGCCCAATGGAGCACAGCGGTTAG
- a CDS encoding mechanosensitive ion channel family protein, with amino-acid sequence MDLNAEVDQLVRQSQTWVPLIMEYGSRLLLALLTLAIGWWLTNVVSDRLARLVGLRVQDPALQGFIRTLANIILKVMLAISVASMIGIETTSFVAAIGGATLAIGLALQGSLANFAGGVLILLFRPFRIGDWIEAQGVAGTVDSIQIFHTVLRTGDNKTVIMPNGSLSNGIITNTNRQPTRKVVFDVGVDYEADLQKARQVLLELAQDPRVLPDPAPQAVVSTLGDSSITVSLRLWTKTSDYWDVMFMLNEHARDRLKAEGIDIPFPQRVIRVVQETATQ; translated from the coding sequence ATGGATTTGAACGCTGAAGTCGATCAGCTGGTCCGCCAATCGCAGACCTGGGTCCCCTTGATCATGGAATACGGCAGCCGCCTGCTGCTGGCACTGCTGACCTTGGCCATTGGCTGGTGGCTTACCAACGTGGTCAGCGATCGTCTCGCCAGGCTGGTGGGTTTGCGCGTACAAGACCCGGCACTGCAGGGCTTCATCCGCACCCTGGCCAACATCATCCTCAAGGTCATGCTGGCGATCAGCGTTGCCTCGATGATCGGCATTGAAACCACCTCGTTCGTGGCCGCGATCGGTGGTGCCACGCTGGCCATCGGTCTGGCCTTGCAGGGCAGCCTGGCAAACTTCGCCGGGGGTGTGCTGATCCTGCTGTTCCGCCCGTTCCGCATCGGCGACTGGATCGAGGCGCAGGGCGTGGCGGGCACCGTCGACAGCATCCAGATCTTCCACACCGTGCTGCGCACCGGTGACAACAAGACGGTGATCATGCCCAACGGCAGCCTGTCCAACGGCATCATCACCAACACCAACCGCCAGCCGACGCGCAAGGTGGTGTTCGATGTGGGCGTGGACTACGAGGCCGACCTGCAGAAGGCACGCCAGGTGCTGCTGGAACTGGCGCAGGACCCGCGCGTGCTGCCGGACCCGGCGCCGCAGGCGGTAGTCTCGACCCTGGGTGACAGTTCGATCACTGTGTCGTTGCGCCTGTGGACCAAGACCTCCGACTACTGGGACGTGATGTTCATGCTCAACGAGCATGCCCGTGACCGGTTGAAGGCCGAAGGAATCGATATCCCGTTCCCGCAGCGGGTGATTCGCGTGGTGCAGGAAACGGCTACGCAGTAA
- a CDS encoding YajQ family cyclic di-GMP-binding protein, which yields MPSFDVVSELDKHEVQNAVDNAIKDLDRRYDLKGKGSFEFKDKEQTVVLTAEEEFQLEAMLEILRLALVKRKIDVKCLETKDPYASGKEKKQEAKFREGIDKDLAKKIVATIKDGKLKVQAAIQGEQVRVTGKKRDDLQEAIALLRTKEFDMPLQFNNFRD from the coding sequence ATGCCTTCGTTCGACGTGGTATCGGAACTGGACAAGCACGAAGTGCAGAACGCGGTCGACAACGCCATCAAGGACCTCGACCGCCGCTATGACCTCAAGGGCAAGGGCAGCTTCGAGTTCAAGGACAAGGAGCAGACCGTGGTGCTGACCGCCGAGGAAGAGTTCCAGCTCGAAGCCATGCTGGAAATCCTGCGCCTGGCGCTGGTCAAGCGCAAGATCGACGTGAAGTGCCTGGAAACCAAGGACCCGTACGCGTCGGGCAAGGAAAAGAAACAGGAAGCCAAGTTCCGCGAAGGCATCGACAAGGACCTGGCCAAGAAGATCGTCGCCACCATCAAGGATGGCAAGCTCAAGGTCCAGGCTGCCATCCAGGGCGAGCAGGTACGTGTCACCGGCAAGAAGCGCGACGACCTGCAGGAAGCCATTGCCCTGCTGCGCACCAAGGAATTCGACATGCCGCTGCAGTTCAACAACTTCCGCGACTGA
- a CDS encoding AmpG family muropeptide MFS transporter — protein MPRKTWRAALAAYASPSTLVLLLLGFAAGLPYMLVFSTLSVWLREAGVARETIGYASLIGLAYAFKWVWSPLLDQWRLPLLGGLGRRRSWLLLSQSLVVIGLVGMSLCDPQQHLSWLIALAVLVAFASATQDIAVDAYRLEIADDQRQAALAASYMAGYRVAALLATAGALFFAEWFGSTGFSYLHKAWAGTYVLFGVMMLPALFTTLVMREPPVPMRTQLSAARYGLMHQMASVFVLIILLVSVPASFTQMFNTGWSSVISGDATPLDLLLEDRAFLRLILYVLLTWACLSSLGRRGLAPVLTPVHDFIARYRWQALLLLGLIATYRMSDTVMGVMANVFYIDMGFTKDEIASVSKVFGLIMTLVGAGVGGLLIVRFGILPILFIGGAASAATNILFLMLADMGPNLEMLVVTISLDNFSSGLATSAFVAYLSSLTNLKFSATQYALLSSIMLLLPRLIGGYSGVMVEKYGYHDFFLITALLGVPTLILIALHWRQEVGRGKQVPVDNPAAEQP, from the coding sequence ATGCCCCGTAAAACCTGGCGCGCTGCGCTCGCTGCCTATGCCAGCCCGTCAACCTTGGTACTTTTGCTGCTGGGCTTCGCCGCCGGCCTGCCCTACATGCTGGTGTTCTCGACCCTGTCGGTGTGGCTGCGCGAAGCGGGCGTGGCCCGTGAAACGATTGGCTACGCCAGCCTGATCGGCTTGGCCTACGCCTTCAAATGGGTCTGGTCCCCCCTGCTCGACCAGTGGCGCCTGCCGCTGCTCGGCGGCCTGGGGCGGCGGCGTTCCTGGCTGCTGCTTTCGCAATCGCTGGTGGTGATCGGCCTGGTCGGCATGAGCCTGTGCGACCCGCAGCAGCATCTTTCCTGGCTGATCGCCCTGGCGGTGCTGGTGGCCTTCGCCTCGGCCACCCAGGACATCGCCGTCGATGCCTATCGCCTCGAGATTGCCGACGATCAACGCCAGGCGGCCCTGGCTGCCAGCTACATGGCCGGTTACCGCGTTGCCGCCCTGCTCGCGACTGCGGGCGCACTGTTCTTCGCCGAATGGTTCGGTTCCACCGGTTTCAGTTACCTGCACAAGGCCTGGGCAGGCACTTACGTGCTGTTCGGCGTGATGATGCTGCCGGCACTGTTCACCACCCTGGTGATGCGTGAGCCACCGGTACCCATGCGCACCCAGCTGTCGGCCGCGCGCTATGGCCTGATGCATCAGATGGCCTCGGTATTCGTGCTGATCATCCTGCTGGTGTCGGTACCGGCCAGTTTCACCCAGATGTTCAACACCGGTTGGTCGAGCGTGATTTCCGGCGATGCGACACCACTCGATCTGCTATTGGAAGACCGTGCCTTCCTGCGCCTGATCCTCTACGTGCTGCTGACCTGGGCCTGCCTTTCGAGCCTGGGCCGTCGTGGCCTGGCCCCGGTGCTGACACCGGTGCACGACTTCATCGCCCGCTATCGCTGGCAGGCCCTGTTGCTGCTCGGGCTGATCGCCACCTATCGCATGTCGGACACGGTCATGGGCGTGATGGCCAACGTGTTCTACATCGACATGGGCTTCACCAAGGACGAGATCGCCAGCGTCAGCAAGGTCTTCGGCCTGATCATGACCCTGGTCGGTGCCGGTGTCGGCGGCTTGCTGATCGTGCGTTTCGGCATTCTGCCGATCCTGTTCATCGGCGGTGCGGCCTCGGCGGCCACCAACATCCTGTTCCTGATGCTGGCCGACATGGGGCCGAACCTGGAGATGCTGGTGGTGACCATTTCGCTGGACAACTTCAGCTCGGGCTTGGCCACCTCGGCATTCGTCGCCTACCTGTCGAGCCTGACCAACCTGAAGTTCTCGGCCACGCAATATGCCCTGCTCAGCTCGATCATGCTGTTGCTGCCGCGCCTGATCGGCGGCTATTCAGGAGTGATGGTGGAGAAGTACGGGTACCACGACTTCTTCCTGATCACTGCGTTGCTGGGCGTGCCCACGCTGATCCTGATTGCGCTGCACTGGCGCCAGGAAGTGGGCCGGGGAAAGCAGGTTCCGGTGGATAACCCGGCGGCCGAGCAACCCTGA